A window of the Plasmodium cynomolgi strain B DNA, scaffold: 0078, whole genome shotgun sequence genome harbors these coding sequences:
- a CDS encoding hypothetical protein (putative), which yields MCSYFQYDIFYNLKKYQEIEEQSKNDESIISSGFSSYNRNVMSGIEPDQKFKNLEENFIKFFLLLNSTEHNGVSPGKRHFDYLNYWLNNELRKDKKSVKSFIKFLDERLDKNFEDYNNYINFRNKVYNMNDDIFEKMSILYKLYDNYYKTIGTSESTDVCSINSKMCAEEYEKGIKMYLNTNSYKYYNALKTFRNIYNSIKKDNVYCINKDLSILPEVTTIKEVVKKEVETKASTTCQSIKSRPLKLPPNGKNSFDDILDTLSAHEKYEKLNDAEIDGSSCATYCKNLTSLEGNNDDVQTLCAKMVTNLKTLHTKSDVGKTQKDRCSFLTHWTRYHVMNLFSNYPNSNQEKSFLKELNDAIFNVNKNITGRNNRCNFYLYGNWDYWKEEKYLHDYFVNHDKIKKYADKPNVDPLNKFCISLSDINDLYKKYIKDCCMCFIRPYPHCEEKCPKYFKCEKKYYPYDLISKLNCSYLKPNDSVEEIFKSVTLDYSVVTRSQIESVNSCNGFMCEPFYKFVSLGYSLLGGGVIFFLFYKVTKKYFLSV from the exons ATGTGTTCTTATTTTCAgtatgacattttttataatttaaagaaatatcAAGAAATTGAAGAACAATCAAAAAATGATGAGTCTATTATTTCTTCTGGCTTCTCTTCTTATAATAGAAACGTAATGTCGGGTATAGAACCTGATcaaaagtttaaaaatctcgaggaaaattttataaaattctttttactCTTGAATAGTACAGAACACAATGGTGTCTCCCCAGGTAAAAGGCACTTtgattatttgaattattgGTTAAACAATGAATTAAGGAAGGATAAGAAAAGTGTCAAaagttttattaaatttcttGATGAACGCttggataaaaattttgaagattACAATAATTACATTAATTTTAGAAATaaagtatataatatgaatgatgacatttttgaaaaaatgagtatattatataaattgtatgataattattataaaactATTGGGACCTCAGAGAGTACAGATGTATGTTCGATAAATTCTAAGATGTGTGCAgaggaatatgaaaaaggaataaaaatgtatctTAATACGAACAGTTATAAGTATTACAATGCATTGAAAACAtttagaaatatatataatagtatTAAGAAGGATAATGTTTATTGTATAAATAAAGATTTATCAATATTACCAGAAGTTACTACGATTAAGGAAGtagtaaaaaaggaagttgaGACCAAAGCATCAACTACATGCCAATCTATTAAATCCCGTCCTTTAAAATTGCCTCCTAATGGGAAAAATTCATTT gaTGATATCTTAGATACGTTATCTgcacatgaaaaatatgaaaaactGAATGATGCAGAAATTGATGGGTCTAGTTGTGCTacatattgtaaaaatttgaCATCTTTAGAAGGTAATAACGATGACGTTCAAACACTATGTGCCAAAATGGTAAccaatttaaaaacattacaTACGAAGTCTGATGTAGGGAAAACCCAAAAGGAtcgttgttcatttttaactcaTTGGACTCGTTATCATgtaatgaatttatttagtaATTATCCTAATTCTAATCAAGAGAAATCTTTTCTTAAAGAGCTTAATGATGCAATATTCAacgttaataaaaatataacaggACGGAATAATCGGTGTAATTTCTACCTATATGGCAATTGGGATTattggaaagaagaaaaatatttgcatgattattttgtaaatcatgataaaattaaaaaatacgcTGATAAACCCAATGTAGATCCCCtcaataaattttgtatCTCCCTTAGCGACATTAATGATTTATACAAAAAGTACATAAAGGATTGTTGCATGTGCTTTATTAGACCCTATCCTcattgtgaagaaaaatgcccgaaatattttaagtgtgagaaaaaatattacccTTATGATCTTATTTCTAAATTGAACTGTTCATATCTAAAACCTAATGATAGTGtagaagaaatatttaaatctGTAACTCTCGATTATTCTGTTGTAACCAGAAGTCAAATAGAATCAGTAAATTCGTGTAATGGTTTTATGTGTGAgcctttttataaatttgtatCACTTGGTTATTCACTCCTTGGGGGgggggttattttttttttattttataaagtaactaaaaaatattttttaagtgtataa